The following proteins are co-located in the Schistocerca nitens isolate TAMUIC-IGC-003100 chromosome 2, iqSchNite1.1, whole genome shotgun sequence genome:
- the LOC126237304 gene encoding uncharacterized protein LOC126237304, protein MRPTLVAAALPLLLITCVALVGPSAGLPARASSGRPRPRADDLIAGTDFLSVFIGSSLPRTPQQVAKPRLRDSTTAPEDIGFGARLAPKSSSTTLTTSRATPTPFSATTETPLSGPSTRQQDYSSTYGKPPAESDSETFQSSTEPTQRIEDSASELHYRTYPPQNSPTTSDVTLPPDSSISVVTDIVTSKQELISLTAGDPTDGDQHASDGVLSASRITSFYVQHQDENTRGTQHRSPHQTSTNGAYHSNSPHNSVPDPNVHYQSSTGQGAETGSLFHSSVGPSPSYHTVTLHEQRQDHSYQGHSTAFPQSTSNSWFSSHPTQATQIVVSHPGQPTSRPESSTVQQVISVRVSSSVVQGPSSPPNTARSKPFGVSQESDSPFHHSSESSSHDNFLSSRTEGDGARQYSQTSLPDSAQASQERAVEDQQQVVPTSLVTEDQPAATAVQRSQFSVEESSPSDISALHAQRDHHNRQHNYHDDGSDQTIATVVEVPAPAVVNYESRVSSPTSNSRVQFYSGPPPSQPEPVRRHGWTPQRGRKSFGHQGQQQQQHQQQQSQQQQQDQQSPAHHHQSHSEPSEHNYEQPEQNYEVDEQLSVVTNGRAHGIQPQDASQTTQPSTAPVSAPENPQVDSAGNKAGYVVEGRGFRKYRVEERTPDGFIVGEYGVVNSEGDPLRAVRYTADGTAPTKLIDQALSHFLSL, encoded by the exons ATCACGTGCGTGGCACTAGTGGGGCCGAGCGCGGGCCTACCTGCCCGCGCTTCCTCGGGGCGGCCCCGCCCACGAGCAGACGACCTGATCGCGGGGACCGACTTCCTGTCGGTGTTCATCGGGTCGTCACTGCCGCGGACTCCCCAGCAGGTGGCCAAACCTAGGTTGCGAGACTCCACCACGGCGCCGGAGGACATCGGCTTCGGTGCCCGCCTGGCGCCCAAGAGCTCCAGCACCACTCTGACCACTTCCCGCGCCACCCCGACGCCCTTTAGCGCTACCACCGAGACCCCACTCTCTGGCCCGTCCACCCGCCAGCAAGATTACAGCAGCACGTACGGCAAACCACCGGCGGAAAGCGACAGCGAGACATTCCAGTCCTCTACAGAACCCACCCAGCGGATCGAGGATTCCGCTTCCGAACTCCACTACAGGACTTACCCGCCACAGAACTCTCCCACGACATCCGACGTCACCCTTCCTCCCGACAGTAGTATATCGGTAGTCACAGATATCGTCACATCGAAACAGGAACTGATATCACTTACCGCCGGAGACCCTACTGATGGTGACCAACACGCCAGTGACGGCGTACTGTCTGCGTCGAGGATCACCAGCTTCTATGTGCAGCATCAGGATGAAAACACACGTGGCACTCAGCATCGTAGCCCTCACCAAACCTCAACGAATGGTGCATACCACAGCAATAGTCCGCACAATTCTGTGCCAGATCCTAATGTTCACTATCAATCGTCGACAGGTCAAGGCGCCGAGACAGGAAGCCTGTTTCACAGCAGTGTTGGTCCCAGCCCCAGTTATCACACTGTAACGCTCCACGAGCAGCGTCAAGACCACAGTTACCAGGGACACAGTACTGCCTTTCCCCAGTCCACCTCCAATTCGTGGTTCTCCTCCCATCCCACTCAAGCTACTCAAATAGTTGTTAGCCATCCTGGACAGCCGACTTCTCGGCCCGAAAGTTCGACAGTACAACAAGTAATCTCCGTCCGGGTCTCTTCGTCGGTAGTGCAGGGTCCCTCATCACCGCCCAACACTGCACGAAGTAAACCGTTCGGTGTATCTCAAGAGAGTGATTCTCCATTTCACCACAGCAGTGAATCTTCCAGTCACGACAATTTTCTTTCTAGTCGGACGGAAGGTGATGGTGCGAGGCAGTACTCGCAGACGTCGTTGCCCGATTCTGCGCAGGCGTCTCAAGAACGAGCCGTGGAGGACCAGCAGCAGGTGGTTCCCACGTCACTCGTGACCGAGGACCAGCCGGCGGCGACGGCTGTGCAGCGCAGCCAGTTCAGCGTCGAGGAGTCTTCCCCATCGGATATCTCGGCGCTGCACGCGCAGCGAGACCACCACAACAGGCAGCACAACTACCACGACGATGGCAGCGACCAGACGATCGCCACAGTGGTCGAGGTGCCAGCGCCCGCCGTGGTCAACTACGAGTCACGCGTGTCGTCGCCCACATCCAACAGCCGCGTCCAGTTCTACAGTGGGCCACCGCCGAGCCAACCTGAGCCCGTGAGGCGCCACGGCTGGACTCCTCAGCGCGGTCGCAAGAGCTTCGGTCACCAaggccaacagcagcagcagcatcaacaacagcagtcgcagcagcagcagcaggaccaGCAGTCGCCAGCTCACCACCACCAGAGCCACTCTGAACCCTCAGAGCACAACTACGAGCAACCGGAGCAGAACTATGAAGTGGACGAGCAGCTGAGTGTGGTCACCAATGGCCGTGCACACGGCATTCAGCCCCAAGACGCGTCGCAAACCACTCAGCCCTCGACGGCCCCTGTGTCTGCGCCAGAAAATCCGCAG GTGGACAGCGCAGGCAACAAGGCCGGCTACGTGGTGGAGGGCCGCGGCTTCCGCAAGTACCGCGTCGAGGAACGAACCCCGGACGGCTTCATCGTGGGCGAGTACGGCGTCGTCAACAGCGAAGGCGACCCCCTGCGGGCGGTGCGCTACACGGCCGACGGCACCGCCCCCACCAAGCTCATCGACCAGGCGCTCAGCCACTTCCTCTCCCTCTGA